The Candidatus Dormiibacterota bacterium DNA segment AGCACCCGGCTGATCGGTCCGAACTGCCCGGGCCTCCTCACCGCCGGCGAGTGCAAGGTGGGCTTCATCCCCAACCACGTCGCCCGCCCCGGCAGCGTCGGCGTCGTCGCCCGCTCGGGGACGCTCACCTACGAGGTCATCCAGGGCCTGAGCCAGGCCGGGCACGGCCAGACCACCGCGGTCGGCATCGGCGGGGACCCGGTGCTGGGGATGAGCTTCACCGACGTGCTCGAACTCTTCCGCGACGACGACGCCACCCGGGCGGTGGTGATGGTGGGGGAGATCGGAGGCTCCGACGAGGAGGCCGCCGCCGAGCTCATCGGCGCCGGGTACCCCAAGCCGGTGGTCGCCTTCATCAGCGGCCGCACCGCCCCGCCGGGCAAGCGGATGGGCCACGCCGGCGCGATCATCAGCGGGAACACGGGCACCGCGCAGAGCAAGATCGACGCTCTCACCGGCGCCGGCGCGGTGATCGGCGACACCATCGAGGACGTGGTGCGCCTCGTCGGCGAGCGGGTCGGCGCCCCCTCCGGGCGGTAGGCGGCGGGGGCGTCCTCCGTACAATTGCCCGGATGCGCGAGGTGTGGATCGTCGCCGCCGCCCGCACCCCCTTCGGCCGCTTCGGGGGAGGGCTGGCACGCCTCTCCGCGACCGACCTCGGCGCCGTCGCCATCCGCGAGGTGCTCCGCCGCGCCGAGGTGCCGCCGGCCGGGGTCGACCACCTGATCATGGGCACGGTGCTCGCCGCCGGCCAGGGGCAGGTGCCCTCGCGCCAGGCCGGGCTCAAGGCCGGGCT contains these protein-coding regions:
- the sucD gene encoding succinate--CoA ligase subunit alpha — its product is GVVPGRGGGTHLGAPVFDTVAEAVAATGADCAFIIVPPPFAADAIMEAAAAAVPLAVCVTEGVPVHDMIRARAVIDASSTRLIGPNCPGLLTAGECKVGFIPNHVARPGSVGVVARSGTLTYEVIQGLSQAGHGQTTAVGIGGDPVLGMSFTDVLELFRDDDATRAVVMVGEIGGSDEEAAAELIGAGYPKPVVAFISGRTAPPGKRMGHAGAIISGNTGTAQSKIDALTGAGAVIGDTIEDVVRLVGERVGAPSGR